The sequence below is a genomic window from Photobacterium atrarenae.
GACATCAACCGAAACGACCGGCGTGACTGCCGGGTTAGATGAGTGACCGATATGCACCAAGTACGCCTGTTGCCGCACAACATTACGTTTCCTGCCGATGGGCAGGAGACGGTCTTGCAGGCAGCGCTCAACGCAGGCGTCGCGTTTCCCAATCGGTGTCAGGTCGGGGCTTGTGCCATGTGCCTGTGCCGTAAACGCTCTGGCGAGATAAGATACCAGCTTGAACCTATGCTTACTGAGAATGAGCAAGCCGAAGGATGGATCTTTGCCTGCCAGGCGATGGCCAGGAGCGACTTGGTACTCCAGTTAGACTAGAGGAAAACAATGTCAATACAATGCGAAGTAAAGTCAGTTGAACCGCTTGCGTGTAATACCTATCGTATTCTGCTGCAGCCTGAAGAAAAGCTGGATTATAAAGCCGGCCAGTATCTGCTGGCGGTGATGGGAGAGAAAGACAAGCGCCCGTTCTCGATTGCCAGTAGCCCGTGCCGGGAAGGCGAGATTGAGCTGCACATTGGTGCGGCAGACCACAACCCGTTTGCGATGGAAGTGGTCGAAGCGATGCAAGCGGCGATGGCGGCGGGCCGTCCGTTTACCGTGGAAGCGCCGCATGGCGAAGCCTGGGTTCGGGAAGACAGTGACAAGCCGCTGCTGATGATTGCCGGCGGGACCGGGTTCTCCTACGTGCGCAGTATTCTGGATAACTGCCTGAGCCGCGGCGTCACCCAGCCGATTTTTGTTTACTGGGGCGGTCGGGATGAATGCCAGCTCTATGCCCATGAGGAGCTGGAAGCGCTGGCAGCCAAGCACAGTAACCTGACCTATGTGCCGGTGGTGGAAACGGCGCCTGAAGACTGGCAGGGCAAGGTGGGTAATGTGCTTGAAGCGGTCAGTGATGATTTTGTCAGCCTGCAGGCGTACGATATTTACCTCTGTGGCCGGTTTGAGATGGCCGGTGCCGCGCGCGAGCAATTTACGGCAGAGAAAGGTGCCGAGCGCGAACGGATGTTTGCCGACGCGTTTGCGTTCATCTGATTCGGCTTGTGACAAACCGCGCAGCAAAAAGGCGAGTCTGAAACTCGCCTTTGTCGTTATGAGCGGGTGGGCAATTTAGGCTCGCGCCATCGCCACTTTGCGTTTGACCCAGGTTTCGTTGAGCCACAGCGAGGCGATGATGATCACCCCGCCGATGACGAGGCGCGGATAGTCAACATCGCGGTTCCAGATCAGGATATTGACAATCAGGCCTGCCGGAACCAGGGCATTGTTCATAATCGCCAGGGCACCGGCGTTGACCAGGGTCGCCCCTTTGTTCCAGATAAAGTAGCCGAGGCCGGAGGCAACGATACCGAGGTAGAGCAGAATGCCCCACTGGGTGTCGGTGGTCGGCAGTTTGTCGGTGTTGCCGAACAACAGGAACATCGGCAGCGCGACACAGATAGCGCCGAGGTAGAACAGGCCGAACACGGTATGCTGCGGCAGATCGGTCTGCTCCTGCTCCATGATCCGCTTGTAGCCGACCTGGCCAATGGCAAAGCACAGGTTGGCACCCTGAACGATGAAAAAGCCGAGGATGAAGTCTTCGTTAATTCCCTCGAATTTGATCACCGCCGCTCCCAGCACGGCAATGGCCGCCGTCAGCAGGTACCAGGCTGAGAACTGCTTGCGCAGCAGATCGTAAATCAGGGTGACGTAGATCGGGGTGAAAATGGTAAACAGCAGGACTTCCGGTACGCTGAGGTAGAGGAAAGACTGGTAGTAGAAACAGTACATCAGCCCGAGCTGGCAGGCGCCGACGAACATCAGTTTGAGCGCTAGTCTCAGGTGCAGGTGCTGTTTGCGCAGAAACGGCAGGAAAACCAGGGCAGCCAAGCTGACCCGGGTCAGGACCGAGAACCAGGCATCGACCTGTCCGGCCAGATAAACCCCGATCAGGCTGAATGAAAACGCCCATAGCAGGGTGACGGCAGATAAGTATCCCATAACAACAATTCAATTTGGTTTCAGAACATGATGCCGTCAGTGTACCTGATCCTTCGGCACTGAAATATCACAAATCTGAATTGCTTGAAGTCGTTCGGTTGGGGGATGTGATGGTGCGGGTGAGGGGGTGCCGACCGGGTGGCGAGGCGTAAAAAAGCGACCCCAGGGGATCGCTTCGCATATGCAGCTGGTACGTGGGCTATTTCAGCGGTACCATCAGCAAATCGACCGGGGTGCGGTTGATCAGCTGCTTGGCTGAAGAGAGCACTTTGCTCCAGAAGTCCTGGTGGTGGCCACACACAACCAGTTCGACATCAATATCGTTGATAGCAAGGCAAATTTCTTCACTGAGATCGCCGCTGCCGACCAGGGTATGGGACACCGGGTAGTTGGCTTTTTGAGCCAGCGCTTGCAGTTGCTTCTGGGCATCTTCCGCCATCCGATGCTGGGCTTCGGCCAGGTTTATATCAATCAGGCCGGTGTAGAGTTCGGCATAGTTCACATCAATATGGATCAGCGAGAGCTTGGCATCCAGCGCTTTCGCCAGTTCGGCTGCTTTTGTCACCAGGGTAAAGCTGTCGTCAGACAGATCGACTGCCACCATAATGTGTTGATAGGCCATTCATTGCACTCCATGTCATATGTTTGGGATCATGCTAGCATCGAACCGCGGCAAAAAATATCGGTCTGATCGCATCCTGACGGCAGCGTAAATATGGCGCGCGCTGAAAAGGATTGCTTTGAGTTGCATTCTCAATGTTGCATTGTGACAATGGCTTACCGGGGATTTCTTACCAATCCACGGGATTGGTATACACTAGAATAGATAGGAGTAGTGCGATGCTAGCTCAGGCGATGGTTGAAAAACTAAACGAGCAAATCAACTTGGAGTTCTTTTCTTCGAACCTGTACCTGCAGATGAGCGCGTGGTGTGAAGACAAGGGGTTCGAAGGGGCGGCTGAGTTTTTGCGGGCCCATGCGGTGGAAGAAATGGAGCATATGCAACGTTTATTCACCTATGTGAGCGAGACCGGCTCGATGCCGATCCTGGGTGCGATTGAAGCACCGAAGCATGAGTTTGCATCGCTTGGGGATGTATTCCGCGAAACATATGAACATGAGCAGTTTATCACTCAGAAGATCAACACACTGGCTCATGTCGCGTTTACCACCCAAGACTACTCAACGTTTAACTTCTTGCAGTGGTATGTTGCAGAACAGCACGAAGAAGAAAAACTGTTTAAAGGTATCCTGGATAAGATTGAGCTGGTCGGCGAGGATGGTAAGGCTTTGTTCTTTATTGATAAAGATCTTGCTGTACTGGCCAAGGCTGAGTCGACATCCGTGATGGATACACCAGCTGGCTGATCAGTGCCGGGGCGCCGCCAGGCGCCCTTTGCTTCGCCCGGCCAGCTGTGATGACACGTTGTTCGGGGGTTGTTATGATCAGTGGTGATGCGCTTCTTTTAGCTCTCTTTTTTGTCGCAGTCGTGAATATTTCCCGCTATGTCAGTACGTTGAAAACACTTCTGGCGGTCATGCGCGAATGTGATCCATTGCTTTATCAGCAGGTTGACGGTCGCGGCTTCTTCTCCTCCCAGGGGAATGTATCGAAACAGATCCGCCTGTTTCACTACATTCGCAGCCAGCAATACCAAAATCACCATGACCCAATCTTCATGGAGAAGTGTGTGAAGGTTCGCAAGCTGTTCATTTTGGCCAGTACCTTCCTGATGGTCTTTTTCGTATCCATTTTTATCGTGGCCTACCTGGGTATTTAATGATTTGCTCATAAATGTGTCACTTGCTGCATACATGATGTTTTTTCATTGATTGAACAAAACGTTGCGATTAATTTATCGCCATTTGTAGCCAAACAATGAAAAGCGGTGA
It includes:
- a CDS encoding 2Fe-2S iron-sulfur cluster-binding protein, with the translated sequence MHQVRLLPHNITFPADGQETVLQAALNAGVAFPNRCQVGACAMCLCRKRSGEIRYQLEPMLTENEQAEGWIFACQAMARSDLVLQLD
- the fre gene encoding NAD(P)H-flavin reductase, giving the protein MSIQCEVKSVEPLACNTYRILLQPEEKLDYKAGQYLLAVMGEKDKRPFSIASSPCREGEIELHIGAADHNPFAMEVVEAMQAAMAAGRPFTVEAPHGEAWVREDSDKPLLMIAGGTGFSYVRSILDNCLSRGVTQPIFVYWGGRDECQLYAHEELEALAAKHSNLTYVPVVETAPEDWQGKVGNVLEAVSDDFVSLQAYDIYLCGRFEMAGAAREQFTAEKGAERERMFADAFAFI
- a CDS encoding carboxylate/amino acid/amine transporter — translated: MGYLSAVTLLWAFSFSLIGVYLAGQVDAWFSVLTRVSLAALVFLPFLRKQHLHLRLALKLMFVGACQLGLMYCFYYQSFLYLSVPEVLLFTIFTPIYVTLIYDLLRKQFSAWYLLTAAIAVLGAAVIKFEGINEDFILGFFIVQGANLCFAIGQVGYKRIMEQEQTDLPQHTVFGLFYLGAICVALPMFLLFGNTDKLPTTDTQWGILLYLGIVASGLGYFIWNKGATLVNAGALAIMNNALVPAGLIVNILIWNRDVDYPRLVIGGVIIIASLWLNETWVKRKVAMARA
- a CDS encoding universal stress protein translates to MAYQHIMVAVDLSDDSFTLVTKAAELAKALDAKLSLIHIDVNYAELYTGLIDINLAEAQHRMAEDAQKQLQALAQKANYPVSHTLVGSGDLSEEICLAINDIDVELVVCGHHQDFWSKVLSSAKQLINRTPVDLLMVPLK
- the ftnA gene encoding non-heme ferritin; translation: MLAQAMVEKLNEQINLEFFSSNLYLQMSAWCEDKGFEGAAEFLRAHAVEEMEHMQRLFTYVSETGSMPILGAIEAPKHEFASLGDVFRETYEHEQFITQKINTLAHVAFTTQDYSTFNFLQWYVAEQHEEEKLFKGILDKIELVGEDGKALFFIDKDLAVLAKAESTSVMDTPAG
- the uspB gene encoding universal stress protein UspB, whose translation is MISGDALLLALFFVAVVNISRYVSTLKTLLAVMRECDPLLYQQVDGRGFFSSQGNVSKQIRLFHYIRSQQYQNHHDPIFMEKCVKVRKLFILASTFLMVFFVSIFIVAYLGI